The DNA window CAGGGGTAGTGGTTGAGCTCGTTGCAATGTTGAAGGCCGCCTGTAGTAGctgcaaggtctccaggagccgtcccggtttctgcaccatgtgaaggggagaggcccatggactggaggtctttttgcagattcccatttTGCTCCATTTCTGTAGATGCATTTTTGGCCTCTTGATGGTGCTGTGAAGCCTGCCAGACCGCATGTGTAGGGGCCCTTGGTGTGCTgcgatggtatatgccatgtttggctggggcccggggacagCGGGCTCAGGCCTGAACACCTCCCGgaaactccgtcagcagctgtgcatactggtggggggcgatggagcagatggtgggtgccttgggtcccatTGCCAATGGGAGGGACCGAAGCAGAATTAAATTAATCGGAGGCGCTTCCGCCTGACgttgactgccagcccgaagtgcgccaggaagtcagcacccaggagtggggtccctACCtctgcgacgatgaagtcccaggaataactccagccaaggatggagatcgacaggggcctggtgccataggagaggatgggggatccgttggcggccgtcaggaaggcagcggATCCGGTTTTTGACTTGAGGTCCTCCTTGGATGCTGAGAAGATTGATCTAatggcccccgtgtcgaccagcatcatcctgccggagatggtttcgcagacgtagaagcctagtgattctgggcccctgggtttttcggttgccatggcggtctgtagtgctggccgccgcctcccccattttttgaatGGGGAAATGAACACGgcagcaggcagttccgggcgtctttGCCAAACTGCTTATGATAGTGGCACAGGCCAGGAACTCCATTTGTTGTGGGGCGTTGGTCGCCTCACAGTGACGTTGACTCCACCTCAGCCTTCTTCCTGCGGACGGAGCTGACTGGTGATGTGAGCTCTGTTAACGCCGTTGCCTTCGCGCCAGTCCGTCAGGTGCTGCGCCCGTTTGAATGAGGACGTCGAGGGCATGGTGTGAGGTGAGGAATCTGGGTCGGCACTCCGGGAGGAGCTCGGCGAGTAGATCTCCGCCCGATAGGCTTGATTTCCTGCTGCTTTTTGTTGCCGTCTAAGTCTGAGAGTGAGAGCAGGTCctcgatcatgccccatgactccaccGTGTTCAGATCATGCCGCGGGTTGACGGGAAGGTCGATGGCgcaggcggcccgctcggcgtTGGTGAGCACATCTCGGAGGGCCTTCGCCAGGATAGTATGTGAGGGGGTGTGCAGCGGACACTCGGCGGGGCGAGTTTCCTATATACTGCCTAAAGCAGGGCGTTAAGGACTGTGTCAGCCTGTAGCACTTCGTCGGTAAGGTCAGctaccctgaagtggctctcaaccctgtacagccacgttGTTGGGTTCCCCCTGTGCAAGCAGGCAACTTTTCACGGACAGAGCGCTCGTGACTGTGTTGCCGGGCCGAAGTGTGCTGGCGCGAGCATGGGTGTGGAGGAGCATAGGAGCCTCGGTCAAGGTGCGTGGGTGAATGGGAGGAAGGTAGGCGTCTGAGTCCGCCAAGGTTCCGCGGTTAATTGCACGAGGGATGGGATGTCGCGTCCGCCTTTCGCTCCTttccctcttactggagtgggtaCTCGTGTCCAACGCGCCGGAAAGTGCGCCGTAGCGGAATCGtaaatgacgctggtgattttgccgacgagtgTACGCCCAAacactggttacagcgccgtcgtTAGTCCGCTGAAGCGTGAGTGACTTCAGGAGCAAGACGAGTTGCGGTATGGGTCGCTAATGGCTCAGGACTActcaggggtcaccactgtaagaggtgcaaaaaaacgaacAGGTAAAGAGAACTGTGCGTTATttcagatccaggcagtttatatagcggcagactggctgGCGAAACGCGAAGACAATATGAATTGtgcgtgacctgaggtcgataatagtgctaataatatacagcgagccattacactttacaatatataaaaacagaccagaattccaatatggatataatcttgaaaTTACTTATACCgtgaagaaatacaagatacacaattgacaacaggtgaacaaatacatacatagtttaaatgattgaaatcatTGACCCAGCCTGGCACATTAGGCGTGACAATTGtatggcgaagaaaatgggacgccaccatagaaaacttgctcagtggagacttagcgaatgacacgttcgctggagactccgctgacggctctgtaggtgacgttacaaatactccccacccccaagacgtgggacatGTCTGATCAGTCTGCATATCTGCTGGGGCATTGAAGGGTGCCATGGCTGCGTGAGGAAAGTGGGAGAACGCCCTGTGCATGCGGTTGTGTGGCTGCAGGTGCGGGCGGTCTTTTCCTGGGACGGCCCTGCGGCCGCTGTTTGCGGGGCCTGGCTGTGGTGAAGGGGGTGCgctgcggtgacgtctgtgtcctcctccaggagggcgggctttaaccggtctattgaaacccagtcgttcctcccgGGAAGTGCTAGCAGGAACACCTTGTTGTTCCACTCCAGCACgtggaaggggcccctgtagggcctggtcagtggcgggcagatggcgtcatccctgacgaagacgtgggtggtggatggTAGCCCTGGCAGTGTGAAAGTGGTCGATCTGTCGGTGTACATgcgcttgcagggggcgaacctGCCGACCACatcacggagcctctgcagtgatggatTGTGGCGATCTTCCGTCacgagttcgcccgggactacgagggactCGCCGTAGGTCTTTTCAGCTGTGGAAGGGGCGCCGTCGGCTCTGAGGGCGGTTCTTAagccgaggaggacccatggaagctgatatttccaattctcagcggtgcagcgggccatgagggacgccttcagggacctgtggaaccgctcgaccaggccgttggctgccgggttgtatgccgtggtggtgtgatgcgtgttCCCCAGCAGctggttgtgatgtggtctgggatgccgaagcggctgacccagctggaaagcagggcctcggcacacgcgctggcggtggcttcttgcatcggTGTGGCTTGGGCCACCTGGTAGATCGATCTGCgcatcaggagatatctggaccgcCTGATGGGGAGGGCGATGCGTCGATGTATGTGGCCAACCttgctctggctgcgggaactcgcctattccggactgtgtgtgacgtcccaccttgctggtttggcactgcaggcactgtttcgcccaggacgtggcatCTTtttgcactccgtgccagacgaacttctttgacagcagcttggccgttgttctgccagagggatgtgagaggccgtgaatgatgtcgaacaCCTGGCGGCGGGAGGCTGGgaccaaggggcggggctgaccagtactgatgtcgcagaggaggcTTGGGGCCCCGGGGGGTGAGAGCACATCTCCATAGGACCGTGACAGCAGtgtggtaggctggggtttctgatATCAGTCATTTATATGTGCTGGCACGTCTGTAAGGGATCAATGACCAGCACCAGGTAACTGAAGCATAATTGCTATTAAAGCTAATATTTACGTCTCAGAGCCAAGAGCCATAGATGCTGCAGCCAACCACCAGACCAAAAGTGGAATGTGACCTCCCGTGATTTCATAGGCTCATATCATAAGACCTTGCATCTGGATTCTGTTAATTGAGAAAAGTGTCATTCTTCTACAACCAATCATAATAGTTTAAGTGGAATCCATCCACCCAAGGTCCCTCTGCACAGGTGTTTGAAGTAGAAGAATAGCATAGCAGAGAGCATTTAACGTATACTAATATCgtgcatatttcacaataaatGCGCAGTCAACATCGCCGGGTGAAGCTGTATgtggattatataatataatatatatatatatatatatatatatatatatatatatatatatattacttctctctcatcttgaaaaaatgggttgtgggcaatgaatgtgattttgtagcaattgcatcgatatttattttcagtcactgTAGTGACAGTATCAgctgatgaaatggaaattccgcAATAGCTTCTTAAGATTTTGGAGTTATAAGCAAAATCGTTAATAAAGGTACGCATCGTTTGATTAGACAGTTCACCGTCCCTTTCTTCCCTCGGAACGACTTCTACCTTGAACCTTCTTCCAACCGTTCATCGTCCACCTTCAGGCTCCGTCTCCTGTGTCAGTCTCAGGAGCCAAACGACACTGCGTGATGATGTTATTTTACGTAATTTCCCTCCACCAAAGCGTTTtatataatcctgagaaaaaaaacactataaacCCATCTGTCACATTGCAGattgttcacacatttttttaccaacgtattttacttttttttgaaataacgcaagtaaaaaggagacgtctgcaccaatcagctaatagtattactacttaactacataaacaaaagcggcgttgccatttacaatgtctcgtgaactcaaggggtaaaagaaatcatttcctCGGCTGTAgcctaccattttctttttaggataattttgtatagttccccccaaaaccattttctttttaccataATTTTGTATAGTTCCTGCTGGTACCATGTTCTAGTTAGGATAATTTTGTATAGTCCTCCTTGTACCATTatctttttaagataattttgtaTTGGTCACCCCCAGGTAGGCTACCACCCTAAGCTAACAGAAGAGGTACAATGTGAAAAAAGTTCAGAATTATTTGCTCTAATACTCGATAATTTAAGATGCATGTTTCTGAGAATAAGTTTGTTTAATAAGACACTTTTTCGTAAAACTGAAGAATACTACCACGCCCATCTGGTtcggtaactaccagtttatATGCACTATGGGCACTGTGTTTGGTGCCAGTCCCTTGAGGATAAATGCAAAAAGATcaacaaaagacagtaaaaatcataaacacaaaaaaagacataaacataaacaaaaacataaagaaaaggcAATAAATATCCCGGTCAGTGACTAATGGGAACCAGGCTGCTATAGTATTATTCAGTTTTACCCTTTACTTTTTAGTTATAATTAAAATGATGTTAGTTGCGAATTTCTTAGAAAATTCACACACGCTTCTTCAAGAGATCGCCAGAGGCTCTGGGTTGTACTGACTGTTTGAGATTACATAATGTTCCAGTTCTCTGGAACTTGGTTTGTGTGCCAGAATGTAAAAAAAGTGACATTCGTAGGCtatataggctactgtatatcAACTGCAGTTGGTGGGACTGCAAGTCTCAAGTACTGTATGAGCCATCTTGCTCAGCCGAATATCTCCATTTCTTCAGGGTggtctagaaagaaaatatggtgtGTTTATTATATAGTGATGTCAACATTAATTTTTAGTGTTTGGCTTTGTGAGTGATTCTGCAATCAATGAAGGGTCATTGTGTTTTCCTTTTGAGGTATGTTGCTGCATAAGTACTGAAATAgacattatacatgtatatgtataaggaGCATTATAATCACAGTAGTCCATATAAAGCCACAGCTACTTCAGGATATTATTCCTTAGACAATGCATTAAATATTGAGGAACGGTAGTGTGATTTTATTGTGTTAAGGTTTGAGTATACTATTCATGTTGTCAGCAACAGAAATAACAAAGCCTGTTGCATTAACTAAGGTAAAGAAACTAAAAGGCAAGAGATGATGGATTTGGTTAAGGAACAGCAAGACCTAGCCCAGAAAGAACAcctaaaaacaaaagaggaagctAAAAGACATGGGGCTCATAAAGAGTtgatgcaagcaaaaaaaaatgcaagaggacTTGGAGTGTTAAGGCTTAAGACTGAAACTGGCAGTGGAGAAACATTCCTATAATTATGAGggcctcgtagttgatcccgagctgcaccgcgttgagctcgatcctggagagggcgtctgctacagggttcttcctgccggggaggtacttgattgtgcaggtgaacttcacgatggccgcgagatgctgctgctgcctggaagaccatgcgtccccctgctttgtgaaggcttggaccagcggctggtggtccgtccagattgtgaagggtgtaccctccaggaggaacttgaagtgacgtaccgcccAATACACTGggcagagttccctgtcaaaggtgctgtagcgggactccgtggggctgaactttttgctgaagaaggcaatgggctggggggATCCGGCGATGATCTGCTCTAggatggccccacaggcgacgttgccggcatccgtcgtcagctgaaggcgggcgttggggtcctggtgggccaaggtggttgcctcggtgagggcgtacttcgtcagggagaaggcctgctgctggtcaggtccccaaactaaggacttcgggtggcccttcaggatctccgtcaggggggccatggtgtgtgcgaccccagggatgaaccttctgtagtagttgaccatcctgaggaattcttgtacagccttgatggaggtagaggtggggaacctggtgacggctgcaaCCTTTGATGCGAGTGGACGGATGccctccggggatatctcgtggcccaggaagtcagcttttttgacaccgaaggtgcatttattgaacctgacgacgaggccattctcctgcagacGCTGCAGGAGCTttcggatgtgtcgcaggtgctctttgggggatctggaaaaaattagaatgtcgTCTACGTAACAGAtccagaagttcaggtcccccaggatgccgtccatcagcctctggaaggttgccccagcgttcctcaggccgaaggtgcagaaggcaaagacgtaggacctgaagggcgtgatgatgacGGAGCAGATGGCAGGTGTGCTGGGGCCTGtcgccagggggagggactggcaggagtcagtgtccAATAGACGCTTGTGACCGACATCGACTGCCATcccaaagtgggcgaggaaatcggtgcccaggagtggggtcctcatgtCGGCGACACTGAAGTTCCACatgtacctctggccaaggatggagatcgacaggaccctggtgccataggagaggatgggggacccattggcggccgtcaggaaggcagctgggTCCGGCAGGTGTTTGCGGTCCTCTTGGGATGGTGGGAACACTGACCAAACGGCCctagtgtcgaccaacatcatcctgccggagacagtgtcgcagacgtagaagcctaatggttttgggctcctgggttcctctgctgccatggcggcatgttctgttggccgccgcctcctccatttttttggatgggcgaaagggcagggggcttggCAGTTCTGGGTGTCCTTgccataccgctggtggtagtagcaagacCCCGGTGGATGTTTCTTGTGGCGGTATGCTGGGTGCCTCCTGGTGACggtgcttatctcctcctccgcgttatcctccggctggagggagctgatggggtgtgcgggtgtggatgcccgcttcactgcccttgtggagtccgtcagccGCTGAgccgtcctgatcaggtcctcaaGCGGCATTGTGTAAGGCTTGCGAATCTGGgttcggacctccgggaggagctgacggaggaagatctcccttgataggctaatctccgactgcctgccgctgctgtccgtctcgggaagggtgaggtggtcctggatcacgccccaaatttccaggaggttctggtcatGCCGAGGGTTGTTGACGAGGTCAAGAGCGcaggcggccctctcggagaccggcagggagtaggtctcgacgagagaggttTTTAGAGCTGGTAGGTGACGGGGCATGCAGCAGACACCCAtgggacgagcttcctgtagacctcctctgggagggcgttgATCACGGTGTCTGCTTGCAACACCCTGTCGGTaagtcccgccagcctgaactgcccctcgaccctgtagagccatgatgatgggttgctgtaCGTGAAgggtggcagctttatggtgagggcggacTTAGTCTGTTCTGTCAGGACGGGCAGTGCGTGGGGAGCGGGTAGCACCGTGGAGGAGCACATGAGCCTTGGCGCTGGGTAGGGCGCGGGCGGGTTGTGCGCGAGGGAGATATCTGAGTCCGCGAAGTTCGtggttaactgtatgtgggagggaatgtccgggtccatactcactattgccctcttatttggagtgggttactcgtgtcaatacgcacttgggagagcgcaccgtgtgggtccgctaatgacgctggtgatctgccaGCACACCCAAACACTTTGTTAAAGCGCCGTTTTTAGGccattaggggcgtggggtagttcatggagccaagactaggtcgtcGCCGtgatgagtccgctaatggctccgggaaccactcggGGGTCACcaataagaggtgcaaaataatgagcaggagaacgagtactgctagtttattcagaacgcaggccgcttataaagtggcgtactgacatcacacagaggaatacaatagaaatcaggtgacccaaggtcaattactctcggtattaattataatggataaatacaagtaacataaaaggtaagttaacaagaattgacataacaacattctaacacatgtgcaaagaaaacagatataaatgaattagaagtagatatgtatttacacaggaaaaatatggctaattttgcttgacccaatctcgTAGGAGCGTTATCGTAGAAAACgggtggttcaccatagaaaacccgcttagcggggactttacagtgtGAGCCATTTATCTTTGTCTATTACTAACAGGTAAAGGTCTTCAAGAGTTTTTCTAGTATGCCTTCTAATGAAGTTTTAAACAATAACAGCCCGAAGAGAGCACTGTTTGAAGGGATATGAAATGACTAAAGAAAGATTTAGAAAGAAATTCCTGAGACTAAACCAGAACAAAGTAAAACTGCATCCCAGCATGTAGTAAGGCCACAGAAATACTTCATCAAGTGGGCTGAATACAGGAAAGAGTTTAGTGATTTAGCATTCTTGACCAGTGCTTGCTTGAAAAAGAGAGTACTGTTTCTCAGTGAAAGAGTACCCAAAGAAATTCGTGAGATGGTGAAGTTTGTTGAGCATTACTTGGAAGCTCATGGTATAGCATAGTGGAACACCATAGGTAAAGAGGAAGTCCAGTTAAATATCCAGAAATCCAAGGACTACAATATTGTCAAGCAAAACAGACTGACAAGAATGAAGGTGTGAGTTTTGTGTGTCAGAAGCCAGGACACTTAGTCAAGAACTACTGTGTACAGATTAAGAATAAGGAccatcagaagttcaagcaaactCTGCTCTACAGTAGTGGAAGAACCAAGGAGGTGATCACTTTTGTGAGTTTAAGGACATCATCAACTAGTCCAGCTAGACTACATCAAGGAAGGAGATCACAACCTGGCAGATGATACTGATCTACCCATTGTATAAGGAGGATGCAGGTCTGAAGAGCAGAGGAAGAGACACCATACTTCATCATTAGTGAGGCTCATgaggtaagaaaaaaattgacgaGATACAAGTTGTACAAGAGCGGTTTTACATAGGAATTTGGTAACTGAGGACCAGATGAGCAATAAAAAATGGGTTTGTGCACTCATTGCAAAgatttatatgaat is part of the Macrobrachium rosenbergii isolate ZJJX-2024 chromosome 41, ASM4041242v1, whole genome shotgun sequence genome and encodes:
- the LOC136827167 gene encoding uncharacterized protein produces the protein MALQGRGAVQAGGTYRQGVASRHRDQRPPRGGLQEARPMGVCCMPRHLPALKTSLVETYSLPVSERAACALDLVNNPRHDQNLLEIWGVIQDHLTLPETDSSGRQSEISLSREIFLRQLLPEVRTQIRKPYTMPLEDLIRTAQRLTDSTRAVKRASTPAHPISSLQPEDNAEEEISTVTRRHPAYRHKKHPPGSCYYHQRMMLVDTRAVWSVFPPSQEDRKHLPDPAAFLTAANGSPILSYGTRVLSISILGQRYMWNFSVADMRTPLLGTDFLAHFGMAVDVGHKRLLDTDSCQSLPLATGPSTPAICSVIITPFRSYVFAFCTFGLRNAGATFQRLMDGILGDLNFWICYVDDILIFSRSPKEHLRHIRKLLQRLQENGLVVRFNKCTFGVKKADFLGHEISPEGIRPLASKVAAVTRFPTSTSIKADPNARLQLTTDAGNVACGAILEQIIAGSPQPIAFFSKKFSPTESRYSTFDRELCPVYWAKPQPTTLLSRSYGDVLSPPGAPSLLCDISTGQPRPLVPASRRQVFDIIHGLSHPSGRTTAKLLSKKFVWHGVQKDATSWAKQCLQCQTSKVGRHTQSGIGEFPQPEQGWPHTSTHRPPHQAVQISPDAQIDLPGGPSHTDARSHRQRVCRGPAFQLGQPLRHPRPHHNQLLGNTHHTTTAYNPAANGLVERFHRSLKASLMARCTAENWKYQLPWVLLGLRTALRADGAPSTAEKTYGESLVVPGELVTEDRHNPSLQRLRDVVGRFAPCKRMYTDRSTTFTLPGLPSTTHVFVRDDAICPPLTRPYRGPFHVLEWNNKVFLLALPGRNDWVSIDRLKPALLEEDTDVTAAHPLHHSQAPQTAAAGPSQEKTARTCSHTTACTGRSPTFLTQPWHPSMPQQICRLIRHVPRLGGGEYL